One part of the Lotus japonicus ecotype B-129 chromosome 2, LjGifu_v1.2 genome encodes these proteins:
- the LOC130736140 gene encoding uncharacterized protein LOC130736140: MSQKKMTLMMTLQFKETPVSTLSMKKTDVLASKKVADGKKNKKDRASVKTSQKSKTSQISTTARKLLKGKRIPTNVPDAPVNNVSFHFASSAQSWKFIVQRRLGVERELHEDALELKEIMDLLVNAGLMRIVKDIGRCFVQLVREFIVNIPTDCDDESSTKYRKVYVRGKCVNFSPEVINEFLGRSPVAVADEEPDLNRVSNTLTGKLVRKWPKKRLLPSGKLTTKYAVLFKIGGANWMATNHLSGVTARLAKMLYLIGTGGEFDFGKLVFYQILKHSGSYAVRLPILFPCLLSEIIVHQTVVRADEPQGKKPMPLKFDYRLFVGTHVPDIVLTIAKGTASASGTQAIGSGKDDILTELRAVSKSWVTPFRRAKSGS; the protein is encoded by the exons ATGTCTCAGAAGAAGATGACTCTGATGATGACACTCCAATTTAAGGAAACTCCAGTATCTACTCTTTCCATGAAGAAAACTGATGTCCTTGCAAGCAAGAAAGTTGCAGAtgggaagaagaacaagaaggaTAGGGCCTCTGTCAAGACCTCTCAGAAGTCCAAAACTTCTCAG ATCTCAACCACTGCAAGAAAGCTGCTGAAAGGGAAAAGGATTCCTACAAATGTGCCTGATGCTCCTGTTAATAATGTATCTTTCCACTTTGCAAGTTCTGCACAAAGTTGGAAGTTTATTGTCCAGAGAAGGTTGGGTGTAGAGAGAGAACTTCATGAAGATGCCTTGGAACTCAAGGAGATCATGGATCTATTGGTTAATGCTGGTTTGATGAGGATTGTCAAGGATATTGGCAGATGTTTTGTTCAATTGGTTAGAGAGTTCATTGTAAACATCCCTACTGACTGTGATGATGAGAGCAGCACTAAGTACAGGAAAGTCTATGTAAGAGGAAAGTGTGTCAACTTTTCTCCTGAAGTGATTAATGAGTTTTTGGGCAGGAGCCCTGTTGCTGTGGCGGATGAAGAGCCTGATTTGAATAGGGTTTCTAATACCCTAACTGGAAAGCTGGTCAGGAAGTGGCCAAAGAAAAGATTGCTTCCATCTGGGAAGTTAACTACCAAGTATGCTGTGCTATTTAAGATTGGCGGTGCAAACTGGATGGCAACAAATCACTTGTCTGGTGTTACTGCTCGCCTTGCCAAGATGCTCTATTTGATTGGAACTGGTggtgagtttgattttggtAAACTTGTTTTTTATCAGATTCTCAAGCATTCAGGTTCTTATGCAGTAAGGCTTCCTATTTTGTTTCCCTGCCTTTTGTCTGAGATAATTGTACATCAAACTGTTGTGAGGGCTGATGAACCTCAAGGTAAGAAGCCTATGCCTCTCAAATTTGATTATCGCTTGTTTGTTGGGACACATGTTCCAGACATTGTGCTGACTATAGCAAAGGGAACAGCCAGTGCCAGTGGCACTCAAGCAATTGGTTCGGGTAAGGATGATATCTTGACTGAGTTGAGGGCTGTTTCCAAGTCCTGGGTGACACCATTCAGGCGTGCAAAATCAGGAAGCTGA